The window AGCACGTCTGGGTCCGCGTCGCGGGCTGCGAACCGATCTTCGCGATTGCGGACGAGGACCTGGAACGCGACAATGGCGAAAAGACGTCCGCGGTACACTTCCTCCGCTTCGAACTTCCGCCCCCGGCGATCCGCGCCCTCCATGCAGGCGCCGCGCTCGCGATCGGAGTCGATCACCCCGCCATGACGGCGGTGGTGGAGCCCGTCCCGGACGCGATCCGGCAATCCTTGTGTGGAGATTTGCGAGCTTGACGCCGCTGCAACCCATCCTTCGCGGGGGCCTCCTGGCCCTCGTCTGTTTTTCCGCCCCGGCGTTTGCCGGCCTGTTCACCGATGCCGATCCGGACTGGAAGGAGGGCGGCCACACCCTCCCGGCAGCCCCGCGCGACGGCGCCTTGCGCGAATTCTTCGTCAGCAGCGCGTCGCCCAACCACTTTTTCATCGACGAGGACAGCATCGCTGTCGGCGAGGACGGCGTCGTCCGCTACACGCTCGTGATCCGCACGCCTGGCGGCGCGAAGAACGTGACGAACGAGGGCATCCGCTGCGCCAGCGGCACCTGGCGCCTGTACGCGACCGGCCGTTCCGGCGGTGACTGGTCGGCGGCGCGCGATGCAGACTGGAAGCCGATCGTCGACAACACCTACAATCGCCCTCGCGCGGCGCTCTCCGAGGACCATTTCTGCGACGGCCCCGTGCCCCCGCGCGACCGCGACGAAGTCCTGCGGCGCCTGCGCGGCGAAGCCAGCACCTTCATGAAATCGGGCAAATAAGCCCGCCGAGCGAGGAAAAGCCATGGATCAGCTCATCGTCGAATTCGACAAGGCCCTGCGCACGATCTTCGCCCCGGCACGTTCCGTCCGGCCGGTGCCCGGCGGCGACCTGCCGGATGCGCCGCTGAGCGACACCGAGCGCGAGCACGTCGCGGGCCTGATGCGGGTCAACCACTGCGGCGAGATCTGCGCCCAGGCCCTGTACCAGGGGCAGGCGATCCTGTCGCAGGACGCCAGCGTGCGGCGCGAACTCGCGCGGGCCTCCAACGAAGAGACCGAACATCTCGCCTGGACCGAGCAGCGCATCGCCGAACTCGGCGGACGCAAGAGCCTGCTGAATCCCCTCTGGTATGGCGGATCGCTCGCG is drawn from Azoarcus sp. DN11 and contains these coding sequences:
- the coq7 gene encoding 2-polyprenyl-3-methyl-6-methoxy-1,4-benzoquinone monooxygenase, with product MDQLIVEFDKALRTIFAPARSVRPVPGGDLPDAPLSDTEREHVAGLMRVNHCGEICAQALYQGQAILSQDASVRRELARASNEETEHLAWTEQRIAELGGRKSLLNPLWYGGSLALGLLAGKLGDRWNLGFLAETERQVEAHLSGHLERLPAEDQKSREIIEQMKTDEARHADTAIGLGARELPAPVKVAMKFMSRVMTTTAYRV
- a CDS encoding CNP1-like family protein, producing the protein MTPLQPILRGGLLALVCFSAPAFAGLFTDADPDWKEGGHTLPAAPRDGALREFFVSSASPNHFFIDEDSIAVGEDGVVRYTLVIRTPGGAKNVTNEGIRCASGTWRLYATGRSGGDWSAARDADWKPIVDNTYNRPRAALSEDHFCDGPVPPRDRDEVLRRLRGEASTFMKSGK